The following coding sequences are from one Paenibacillus stellifer window:
- a CDS encoding helix-turn-helix transcriptional regulator, giving the protein MSASRLLTMLLLLQNRGKLTTRELSRLLEISERTVHRDLEALSAAGIPVYAERGRAGGWQLTQGYRTRLTGMKQSELTALLLGADSALLADLGILDDYDAAARKLEAAARPAAGEQTNQPVDHIHIDGHSWDPSYEPVPYLSLIRQAVQESRRLRMEYGRNGDVKERIIEPLGLIAKRGVWYAAASCDGDIRTYRISRMISAELTDEVFSRPADFDLESYWEQSIRDFKAALPSFEAELQVRESALNGLQSERYVKVLKACPSTDPEWMTVTAEFETPEWAVKIALSYGTEMIAIAPPELREKIATTARGIAALYPSGLIE; this is encoded by the coding sequence ATGAGCGCTTCACGATTGCTGACCATGCTGCTGCTGCTTCAGAACCGGGGTAAGCTTACCACCCGTGAGCTGTCACGTCTGCTCGAAATCTCGGAACGCACGGTACATCGGGATTTGGAGGCTCTATCGGCCGCGGGAATTCCTGTGTATGCCGAGAGGGGCCGCGCCGGGGGCTGGCAATTGACCCAAGGCTACCGGACAAGACTTACGGGCATGAAGCAGAGTGAACTGACCGCCCTGCTGCTAGGAGCCGATTCTGCCCTTCTCGCCGATCTCGGGATTCTGGATGACTACGATGCCGCAGCCCGCAAGCTGGAAGCCGCAGCCCGGCCTGCCGCCGGCGAACAGACAAATCAGCCTGTGGATCATATTCACATCGACGGCCATTCGTGGGACCCCTCCTATGAACCCGTACCCTATCTGTCCCTGATCAGACAGGCGGTTCAGGAGAGCCGCAGGCTCCGTATGGAGTACGGACGAAACGGAGATGTGAAGGAACGGATCATAGAGCCGCTCGGCCTTATCGCCAAGAGAGGTGTCTGGTATGCCGCTGCTTCCTGTGACGGGGATATTCGCACGTACCGTATATCGCGGATGATCAGTGCCGAATTAACGGATGAAGTGTTCAGCCGTCCGGCTGATTTCGATCTGGAGTCCTATTGGGAGCAGTCCATCCGTGACTTTAAGGCAGCGCTCCCCAGCTTCGAAGCCGAGCTTCAAGTGCGGGAATCCGCTCTGAACGGATTGCAGAGCGAGCGGTATGTCAAAGTGCTGAAAGCCTGTCCCTCCACCGATCCTGAGTGGATGACCGTGACCGCCGAATTCGAAACCCCGGAATGGGCTGTCAAGATTGCGCTCTCTTATGGAACCGAAATGATCGCCATTGCTCCCCCTGAACTGAGAGAAAAGATCGCCACAACGGCCCGCGGCATAGCCGCTCTCTATCCCAGTGGCCTTATTGAGTGA
- the glpK gene encoding glycerol kinase GlpK, producing MSRFILSLDQGTTSSRAIVFDEAAVNQGQGQYAIPQHFPKPGWVEHDPELIWEMQLGAGRDAIARAGIQSSQIAAIGITNQRETALVWDRQTGRPVYPAIVWQDRRTAEMCEELKRKGLEREISAKTGLVCDAYFSATKIAWILDHVEDARARAEAGELLAGTIDTWLIWKLTGGAVHATDVTNASRTMLYDLHRMEWDQGLMAELNIPAGILPEVRMSGGSFGTALEEWFGASIPIMSVLGDQQAALFGHTCLDAGSAKNTYGTGCFILMNTGTEAVASGHGLLTTIAWGMGDELYYALEGSVFVAGAAVQWLEEGLGLISSPADSERMALEVEDTGGVVVVPAFTGLGAPYWDMYARGAVFGLTRGTTSAHLVRATLESLALQSRDVIGAMEKDAGMPLSDLRVDGGAVRNDLLMQFQADILGSEVTRTTHAETTALGAALLAGLAAGIWSREELRGFNQAEQTFVPLMAEEEREARYAVWQDAVHRTMGWEKHERPNGR from the coding sequence AGCATTTTCCGAAGCCGGGATGGGTCGAACATGATCCGGAACTGATCTGGGAGATGCAGCTGGGGGCGGGCAGAGATGCCATCGCAAGGGCGGGTATTCAGTCATCGCAGATTGCGGCGATCGGAATTACGAATCAGCGGGAGACCGCGCTGGTCTGGGACCGTCAGACGGGCCGGCCGGTCTACCCGGCTATTGTCTGGCAGGACCGGAGAACGGCCGAGATGTGCGAGGAGCTGAAGCGGAAGGGGCTGGAGCGGGAAATTTCGGCCAAGACCGGACTGGTCTGTGACGCCTACTTCTCCGCGACCAAGATCGCCTGGATACTCGATCATGTCGAAGATGCCAGGGCGAGAGCCGAGGCGGGCGAGCTGCTTGCCGGAACCATCGACACCTGGCTGATCTGGAAGCTGACCGGCGGCGCCGTCCACGCAACGGACGTCACGAACGCCTCCCGGACAATGCTGTATGATCTCCACCGAATGGAATGGGACCAGGGCCTGATGGCCGAATTGAACATTCCAGCCGGCATACTGCCTGAGGTGCGGATGTCCGGCGGGTCCTTCGGCACGGCGCTTGAGGAATGGTTCGGAGCGTCTATTCCGATCATGTCCGTGCTCGGGGACCAGCAGGCCGCCCTGTTCGGGCATACTTGTCTCGATGCGGGCAGCGCCAAGAACACTTACGGAACCGGCTGCTTCATCCTGATGAATACGGGAACGGAAGCCGTTGCATCCGGTCACGGTCTGCTGACGACCATCGCTTGGGGAATGGGAGATGAGCTGTATTATGCGCTTGAAGGCAGCGTATTCGTTGCCGGCGCGGCGGTGCAGTGGCTGGAGGAAGGGCTGGGGCTGATCAGCAGCCCGGCGGACTCGGAGAGGATGGCGCTCGAAGTAGAGGACACGGGAGGCGTCGTGGTGGTTCCCGCCTTTACCGGACTTGGTGCTCCTTACTGGGACATGTACGCAAGGGGGGCAGTCTTCGGGCTGACGCGCGGTACGACATCGGCGCATCTGGTGCGGGCAACACTGGAATCGCTTGCTTTGCAGTCGCGTGATGTGATCGGGGCGATGGAGAAGGATGCAGGGATGCCGCTCTCGGACCTGAGGGTCGACGGCGGCGCAGTCCGGAATGACCTGCTGATGCAGTTTCAGGCGGATATCCTGGGCAGTGAGGTGACCCGTACGACCCATGCCGAGACGACGGCGCTGGGAGCCGCTCTTCTGGCGGGGCTCGCAGCTGGCATCTGGTCTCGGGAGGAGCTGCGGGGCTTTAATCAGGCAGAGCAGACATTTGTCCCGCTGATGGCGGAGGAAGAACGGGAAGCGCGTTACGCCGTCTGGCAGGACGCTGTCCACCGGACAATGGGCTGGGAGAAGCACGAGCGTCCGAACGGGCGGTAG
- a CDS encoding methyl-accepting chemotaxis protein, translating to MAWLTKLPLRQRIVAGCFLVAALFAVPVLIVFAIVGKFVWGFLVIAILLGVTYPLSRAIERALTSSFDEIANVTHTVSKGDFTVKADESGSAGDLSRTFNSMIDKLRGILGEVSQITRHVTDASRGIEDKNHELKIVMSQVASSANDLALGASEISSDIAGMMDSVKEIEEKVSNYTHASKEMHLRSNQTLALVDKGRQSIDVQAEGMRRNVEATRKVTQSIEALTQSAKGISNITSTISEIAEQTNLLSLNASIEAARAGEHGRGFAVVAEEVRKLAEESAAAAKEVFKLVRAIDADIAQAVDNTAINEEIVHIQNEQIVESGEIFSEIVNSVRYITEQISVFSAESDQMLDSSQQISGAIQNISAITQQSAAGTQQVAASMNEQIHAIASVAEQTEKMTGAVIRLQKAIHVFKF from the coding sequence ATGGCATGGTTGACCAAGCTTCCGCTCCGTCAGCGTATTGTGGCAGGCTGCTTTTTGGTCGCTGCGCTGTTCGCAGTACCGGTGTTGATCGTTTTTGCGATCGTAGGAAAGTTTGTTTGGGGCTTTCTCGTTATCGCCATTCTTCTCGGCGTGACTTACCCGCTGTCGCGCGCAATAGAGAGAGCGCTTACATCATCCTTCGACGAGATCGCCAATGTCACGCACACGGTCTCAAAAGGAGACTTCACCGTCAAAGCAGATGAATCGGGCTCAGCCGGAGATCTAAGCCGCACCTTTAACAGCATGATTGACAAGCTGCGCGGCATCCTTGGAGAGGTGTCCCAGATTACCCGCCACGTGACCGATGCCAGCAGAGGCATTGAAGACAAGAACCATGAGCTCAAGATTGTCATGTCTCAGGTCGCGAGTTCCGCGAATGATCTGGCGCTTGGTGCAAGCGAAATATCTTCCGATATTGCGGGGATGATGGATTCCGTTAAGGAAATTGAAGAGAAAGTTTCCAATTACACCCATGCTAGCAAAGAGATGCATCTTCGCTCCAATCAGACGCTGGCGTTGGTGGATAAAGGCCGCCAATCCATTGACGTTCAGGCTGAAGGCATGCGCCGTAATGTAGAAGCCACCCGGAAGGTTACCCAATCGATCGAAGCACTGACACAGAGCGCCAAAGGCATTTCGAACATTACGTCCACCATCTCCGAAATTGCAGAGCAGACGAACCTCCTCTCTCTGAATGCTTCTATCGAAGCGGCGAGAGCCGGTGAACACGGACGAGGCTTCGCGGTAGTTGCCGAGGAAGTCCGCAAGCTTGCCGAGGAGTCGGCGGCGGCTGCCAAAGAGGTGTTCAAGCTGGTGCGGGCTATCGACGCGGACATCGCCCAGGCTGTAGATAATACCGCCATCAATGAAGAGATCGTACATATTCAGAATGAACAAATCGTCGAATCTGGCGAAATCTTCTCCGAAATCGTGAATAGCGTCCGTTATATTACGGAACAAATCTCCGTCTTCTCAGCCGAAAGCGATCAAATGCTGGACAGCTCACAGCAAATTTCGGGAGCGATCCAGAACATCTCGGCAATCACCCAGCAATCGGCTGCGGGAACGCAGCAGGTGGCCGCTTCGATGAACGAGCAGATCCATGCGATCGCAAGCGTGGCCGAACAGACCGAGAAAATGACCGGAGCGGTCATCCGGCTGCAAAAAGCGATTCATGTATTCAAGTTCTAA